A DNA window from Solanum lycopersicum chromosome 3, SLM_r2.1 contains the following coding sequences:
- the LOC138347542 gene encoding uncharacterized protein, producing the protein MVAIGPTDTEKDELASYQLKNVAQTWCKMWQDRCVLGGVLVTWDLFKTTFLERFFPREMREAKVEEFIKLKQGSMTVREYSLNFVKLSRYVTSLVSNNMDEMSRFLTRINGDLEEECRSVMLHDNMDLSRLMVHVQQVEDRRKKRGVRDVRRPRPQDQAGPSHGPQK; encoded by the exons ATGGTGGCCATAGGGCCCACAGATACTGAGAAGGATGAGTTGGCTTCCTATCAGCTCAAgaatgttgcacagacttggtgcaagatgtggcaagaTAGGTGTGTTTTGGGTGGAGTATTAGTCACTTGGGATCTGTTCAAGACAACATTTCTGGAGAGGTTCTTCCCCAGAGAGATGAGGGaagccaaggttgaggagttcatcaaacTTAAACAAGGCTCTATGAcggtcagggagtattccctgaattTTGTTAAGCTATCAAG GTATGTTACTTCCCTGGTTTCGAACAACAtggatgagatgagcaggttcctTACAAGAATCAATGGAGACCTGGAGGAGGAGTGTCGGTCTGtgatgctccatgataatatggacctttccaggttgatggtgcatgtccaACAGGTAGAGGACAGACGCAAGAAGAGAGGTGTTCGTGATGttaggaggcctaggcctcaagatcaggcaggTCCCAGCCATGGGCCACAGAAATAA